In the genome of Mastomys coucha isolate ucsf_1 unplaced genomic scaffold, UCSF_Mcou_1 pScaffold21, whole genome shotgun sequence, the window aggaaaatcagaagtccagggtcatccttggctgtggAGGTGAGTTCAAATTTGGCCTCACTTAAACACTGCTTCAAAAATAATTCATGGGAGCccgacagtggtggcacatgcctttaatcctagcacttgggaggtagaggcatgtggatttctgagttcaaggccagcctggtctacagagtgagttagttccaggacagccagggctacatagagaaaccctgtctcaaaaaacaaagaattggAGCCAGTACTTAGGATCCTCTTTTGGATGTCAGTCGGTTACTTGCTCTTTGCGGAGGAAGATAGAAagctaggggctggtgagatggcttggcaggtggGAGCAATgctctcttccaaaggtcctgagttcggatcccagcaaccacttggtggctcacaaccacccgtgatgtgATCTGAGGcactcttctggtgcctctgaggacagctacagtgaattacgccagagcaagtggggccagcagaggtcctgagttcaattcccaggagccacacacatgatggctcatggccatgggtacagctacagtgtactcatacacatagaataaataaaattaatcttaaaaaaaaaaaaaaagaaagccaggcaatGGCTCACTCAAGGGCACACAGTGGAAGCTGGAAGTGATGCTGAGCCACAAAGGCGGGTGGAAGGGCCCAGGCCCTTCATGCCATGCTAAGAGGCTATGCTCTGCAGTCCTGTGTGGGGAGTGaaactcagcttttttttttttttttaatttatatgtaagtacactgtagctgtcttcagacactccagaagagggcgacagatcttgttatggatggttatgagccaccatgtgattgctgggattgaactcaggaccttcagaaaagcagtcagtgctcttaaccattaagccatctctccagccctggaacaCTCAGCTTTATGGGAGAAGCCCAAGCCCACAGAGTAACTGGCCCAGCCCAGAGGGTCAGGTGGGTTTCTTGGGAGTATTACAAGTCAGGATCTGCTGGTGGATTGTTCACGTTGTCACCTCTGAGACACCAGAGCCCACTTTCTTGACAAAAAGCTGTTAGTGGTAGAGTTGGCCTAGAAGCAGTTAGTGGCCAGCAGCCAGTGAGCTGCCCTAGTGAGCACTGGCCCTCGAGGGCATTGGCCTCGCATGTCAGCTGAGGGTAAAGTTCACATACACTAGGTGACTCACTGCTGATGACCACACATAGCCACTGTCTTAGCTCACATACATTTAGTTTTTTGTTGAGACGGCTTCGTTATGTAGGtcttggctgacctagaactagCTATGGAGGTGAGGCTAGCCCCAGAttctcagagatttgcttgcttctgcctctagagagctgggattaaaggtgtgtccacCACATTGGACCCAGCAGATAGGCCATTCCCATAGGGAAGAAAGGTTCCATGGACAGCAATGACatctgaaagaaaaatggagtgGGGTTTGCTGAATAGCAAGTAGATGCCTGGCTCAGTATTCCCTGACATGGTGGCCTTGTGATGGTGAGGAGGGGTATCCCTGAGAACACTTAATTTATGGGAAAAGTATGCTCTGGAGCAGCTAAAGGCAATGAGAACTGAAGATgtatccaccccaccccccacccctctggctccctttattttagagacagggtctttctacattgtcctggctgtcctggaattccctctgtagaccaggctggcctctgagatctttttgcctcagcctcctaagtgcagggattaaaggcatgcgccatcatgTCTGGCTTGGTTTCACTCTTTGAGAAGGGCTTTTACTGTGTTGCCAAGGTTGGCCTCGGGGATCGTCCTGCCTCAGCTGCAGGAGCAGCTGGACTCCAGGTTCATATTATCACTACCCTCCAACTCCTTCTTGAGCAGGACTACAGCTGTATGCAGGCTGATGGGTGGGCAAACACCCTTCCAGCCCTGGTAGTCTGCGGCTTTGAAGCGTAGCTTAGGAGCTGGGGTGGGATAAGGAAAGGAACTCATCAAGAGGAGGCGgggctgaggctagcctggaacctATGGTTTTCCCAGAGGCACAGATGGAACACATCTGGAGAGCGGAattgcttctcttcctcttgccaGGCTCTGGAGCAGAcagccctttctccctccctgcctcctttgaATGCCGGGAATTCCGGCGCCGCTGGGAGCCCAGGCCAGGCTGGGAACTTTCCTACAACTGGGGGTGGCTGGGAATGTGCTACTCTGCAGAGGGGAGGGCCAGCCTCAGTCCTGACCTTGGGGGAAGCCTCCAGTCACCGTGTACGTGTGCTAGGGGGAACACAGGACTCAGCTGCTaggaagccccccaccccccacccccgcctccaaCAGTCCAGGCCCTGTGGGCACAATGGCATTCAGTAAGAACGCAGCTCCTTGGGCTGGTTGACTCATAAGCTCCCTTTTGTAGCCCTGGTGGCTCTTTGCACCAGATGGTGGGCAACTCAGGCTGAGAGGACTTGTCCCTGCTCAGCCCCTTCCTAGCAGTGAGACTAGGTAAGGCacttctttgtgtctctgtctcctctttcctaTTTTCTGGGCTGAgagtcttgctctgtagtccaggctgtttCCTCATCTATGCTTCAAAACAAGGAGCTGGAGACATGTTTGTGGTTAAAAGTGGTTAATACtgtcttacagaggacctgagttcagttcccagcatccatgttgatTGGCTTATAACTACCCACCCATtaagtccagctccagaggaatcTAACACCTTGTAGACTCCAGGGTcacttgtgtgcatacacatacaaaatccaaacaaaccaaacaacccaccAACAACgaagggctggggagagatgAGATACAGTGTCAGAATACTTGTCTAGCAAGCCCAAGGCCCTCAATTCAATGCCCAGCaacacaaaaacaacacaaaagccATCCTCACTGTGTAGGGGAGGTAGCTCATGGCTAAGCTCTTGAAAGAATAAAGCCCCAGTTTGGTtctcaatacaaaacaaaaccaagcagaacCCTCATTAGCCTCTTAGGGATGCCGAGGGCCAAAACAGGATGAGCTCAAACAGAATGACACCCTTAAAGCCAGAAGCTAGTTTGTAATAAAGCACAGCCTCTGGCGGCTAGCCAATGGCCAACAATCAGATTCCTGAGCTCTGTAGGTCAGGACTGGACCTTGTGTATGATTAGACTAACTCCCTGGTGAGTCACCAGTTAAGATGTCCCTGACAAGTGACAGGATATGTTTACTGAACGCTAAGCTCATTCTGAGAAGTGGTTAAagacaggaaagccagagctcTTCGAGGAATGTCACACACCAAATAGAAAGGGGACTTGAATTTACAGCCCCAGCATGGAGATAGATGCCTTAGAATTCTTGGGAGGTTTATAGACAGTGAAGGAAGGAGCTGGCATTCTGTCATAAAACAAATTGTTTAAATTATGCTACCCTGCAGACCACTGCTGGGACGGGGCAGGATTTAAACAAAATCCCTTTGTCTCCACTACAAACTTGAATTATTCTGTGGGAAGCAAGAGCCTACTGAGGAATTACAGAGGTCCCAAATGAGGAGGGATCTGGGTGTGTGTAGGGAGGCTGGAAACAATAATCAGAATATTCATGGGAAAAGGGGGCCTGGGTGTTCCCAGGAAAACCAAATGAGGAACAGAGCTCCCACAACCCCATCTTAATCTGCCCTGGTATCAGCATGGAAAAGTCCTAAGGTTTTATGATACCTGGAAGAACCCTGTCAAGGAGAGATGGCCAAGATGGCAGGCTAGGATTAGAAATGGTGGTAGTTGCCAGgcggtgttggcacacgcctttaatctcagcacttgccgggcagtggtggctcacgcctttaatcccagcactttggaggcagaggcaggcggatttctaagttggaggccagcctggtctacagagtgagtaccaggacagccagggatacacagagaaacccNNNNNNNNNNaaaaaaaaagaagaaagaaatggtggTAGTTAACAAGGTATGTAGACAAagtgatggatagatagatgtgtggGCAAATAATGGGAGGAGATATAGATGTAGACATTGGACAGGTTATCATAGTTCTAAATGCctcaaaaccacaaaccaggTTCTAATAGTTTCTAATGCCCCAAGGAGTGAGCTTGACGTCCtccatttttgcctttttttttttttctNNNNNNNNNNNNNNNNNNNNNNNNNNNNNNNNNNNNNNNNNNNNNNNNNNNNNNNNNNNNNNNNNNNNNNNNNNNNNNNNNNNNNNNNNNNNNNNNNNNtctctgtgtagccctagttgtcctggaactcactctgtagaccaggctggcctcgaactcagaaatccttctgcttctgcctcccaagtgctgggattaaaggcgtacgccaccaccgcccggccctttctttttcttttgagacatgttGTCATATaacacaggctggctttgaactgtaGCCAAAGATACCTGATTTGATCTTCCTTCTGCACAATGTCAGGTATGCACAATCACACCCAGTTTTAtgtagtactgggaattgaacctagggctttgtccATGCTAAGCAcacaccctaccaactgagctccatGGCCAAACAGAGCTACAACAAACGTTCTTAGAGCTTTGACATTTTGGGCCACATCAGCCCTTCCCATTCATGGTGTCTACCCATCTCCCATTACCTCAAGAAAGGCAAAACACACAGCatttcataaaattaattaacaaaataacCACGACCTCAGGAAGGCCATCTGTGGCCACAGATCCCTGGGGCTAGAAAGCTACAGCCATTTCTGGACCTGTGTCCAGACTCTGCATGTCCTAAGAATGGGGAAAGTTCTTGAAGCTTATGAAGTCTAATGTCCAGGCTTACATACGGAAAGCGGCATCAAGAGCCTCCTGGGCCCTGGGAAGGCCCACAGGCTCCTGGGTGGGGGGCTGCCAAGAGAGCAGGGTGGTTTAGCCGGACCTGAGCTTTAGCTGGTCGTAGCCTCCCACCACCTCCTACCTGAATACTAACTGTGGTGGCATagctgagcctcctggctggaggggctggaggctGGGGCTGAGGTGGAGGCGAGGGTGCCCGTGATGTGGGGGCAGAGGAGGACCAGTGACTCTGGGAGGCTACTGTGCCCTCGCCCCCAGATCCCTGGCGTCTAGCCAAGCTCTGGCTGATGTATGAAGCTGCCAGGTACCTTGAGAGGGCAGCTGCACTGGGGCCCAGGAGCTGGCGAGTGGAGAGCGAGGGGCTATGTGGTGGGGTCAGCTCCAAAGACTCTGATGTGGCAACGCGAGAGACTAAACCCCTTGGTATGGGTAACTCCACAGGTGTCTGAACCGAGGAAGTTATTAGGCCTTGAAGATCCCGAGAGCATTCTTGTTCAGTCAAAGGCAAGGCAGCTACTGAAACATGGTCATCTGTGGTGTTCTGTTGGCCCGGTGTAGGTAAGAGTCTGGGAGCTGGTGTGTCTGTGAGCCTGGGCTCTGGACCCAGAAACTCTGGAGCTTCTTCCTGCTTGGGGAAAGACAGGGGCACTTTGGCCCTGTCTGTAAGGCTTTGTGGCTGGGACAAGGGGATGACGGCTGGCACCTGAATATCTTGGGACAAAGATGGTAGAGGGTTGCATGGGATACAGAAGTCCAGGTCACCTCCCTGTGTGGGCACAGATATGGCACCAGGACCCTCCATGTCTGGGAAGTCAGGTGACAGTGGCAGTGGGGTGGTGGCTGGGATCTGATGGTTAGAGCTGCTTGTACACACCGGCAAAGGGCTGACAGCTCGGCCACCGACAGCAGTTAGGTCCTGATCAACGCTGACATCTCTCTGCTCAGCTCCTAGGACATCGTTTGGGTTTTGGCTGTCTTCATGACCTTCTTGCTCGGGCAATGCCACAGTGTTTGGCATCTGGAAGTCTGCCTGACACTCTTGGACAGGAAGGGAAGTGGTGGACTGAACCTGGATCTCCACGTAGTTTCTATGCTCCATAGAAGGAGTGGCAGCTGGAACTTGGCTTTGTAGCTGACTAGTATCAGGCAGGGTTGTGGCAGCTGGGGCCTGGACATCTGGAGGATCTTGCTTGGGCAAAAGGGACGATGTAGATGGAACCTGGATGTTCTGGAAGTTGCTTTGCCCAGGTAAAGGGATGGGAGGTGGAATGCAGGTATCACTCAGACGATCTTGCTTGGGCAAATCGGAAACATTTAGACTCTGGCTACTCAGGTCATTTCCTCGAGTACTCAAAGGTGTAGCAGCTTGAACCAGAACAGCAGGGCCCAGAGGGACAGACTCCTGGGCACAGTTCAGTGGGAAGGCCAGctcacatacaagcacatgtCCAAATGCAGTCAGGGCCCCTGTAtgcgggggggaaaaaaaaaggatcaaaAGCTAAGGATGTTGTAGCTCAGCAGATCAtctacctagaatcccccagtgaggggctgggggcgtggctcagtggtagagcccctgcctagaatcccccagtgaggggctagggtgtggctcagtggtagagcccctgcctagaatcccccagtgaggggctagggtgtggctctgtggtagagctcctgcctagaatcccccagtgaggggctagggtgtgcctcagtggtagagtctctacctagaatcccccagtgaggggctgggggcgtggctcagtggtaaagcactgcCTAGAATATGATAGTGGCCCAGGCCCTAGCACCACAGTGGGAAGGAAAAATGTTTAGGTCACCTGGTTCAGCCTCTTCCTGGGGTGGGCAAGGGGATGGCTGGGGTTGGGCCAGGACTCGAGGTCTGCGGCGGGGTGCATTGGTGGATGCCCTAGTCTCAGCTCTCTGCATCTGCTGGATCCGCTCACTGTAGAGCCGAGCCAACTCTCGCACCCGTGACGCTGACCGCTCTGAATGTGGCATTCCTGCCTTCCCGCTGGTGCTGCCTCCACTAAGATCAGAGTCTTCCAGGATCAGCAGAGGTTCTGGGAAGCCAGGCCGGGACAGCTGCCCTTGCTCCAGTGCTTGCCAGGCACTTCGGATTTCTGAACAAGAGCGGTATTCCAGTTCTTCCGGGAATCCTTGGACTGGGGTGCCAGCCTCGGTCTGCACAGCTGGGAATGACACGCCCTCTGTGTCTTCCTCCTgcccttctctgctttctgagggtGGCTCACTCAGTCTTTCTGGATTGTTCCCAGTCAACAGTTCCCTCCTGGTGGCTTGAGGCTGGGCTGCCTCCTGCAGGGGTCCAGGGAGCCAGGAGCCACAGGGGAAAGAGGGGGTGTTGGCCAAGCTGGGAATGTCAGACACACTGGACATGGGTGAAAGGCAGGGCACCTCAAAAACACCAGGGATGTCAGAGAAACTTGGAAGGCAGGGAACCTCGGGAATTTCTGGAAGGCTGGGCATGTCGCTGGGAATCTTAGAAAGGCTGGGAATGCAGGGAATTTCAGTTGCACTGGGACCTTCCAGCCCCTCCAACACATGGAGTGGGGAAGGCTCCCGGTCATCTGTCTCCagctcttcatcctcctcctcttctgaagACTCTCGGCTTGGCAGGGCTTGGAACGGGAGGGGTTCACTTTCAACTGGCACCCTGGAGTCTCTGGGGAACTTGGGAATGTCGTGGGTGGCTGGCTGTAGTGGGTACACAAAGAAAAGCCAAGATATCAGGGGAGATGGAGTGGGCATACTGGGACCGAGGTCTCTGCCTGCCCAAGTGCTTCCAAAACGTTGGGATGGCAGTTTCAGCTCACCCCCGAGTCCCTGAGGCCTCTCTGGTTCAGCAGTTCTAGAATTTCCTCAGTTATGGAAGTCCCCGATGGGTCCAATGTGGGAGGCCCAGCATCCTCCAGGTCTTCAGGAGGGCCAGAAGCAGACACTGGTGGCTGCAACTCTGATGGGGGGTGGAGTTCCCCTTCACTGCCAGCATGCTGTGAGGAGGGAGGACATAGAAAGCAAGGGCCAGGAATGCTCTGTGCTCTGAattcccagcccctcctcctaCACATTGGGGAAGTCAAGGATGACCCCTATACCAccttatccttttttaaaattttgaatagggtcttatgtagcccacggtggtcttgaacttctaatcctcttaCTGTCTCACCACAGGCAGCCTAGCTtcacaccctccccacccccctttatAAAATgtgttgctggggatggaactcagggactCGTGCATCATACCTGATATTCTACCACTGTTATTCCATCTCCTCCACCCTACCTCCCCACAAAAAAAGCCCCTCTTTTTTGAAAAAGAGACAGGGTATTACtctatagcctgggctggcctagacctcaatatgtagaccatgctggcctttaactcacaaagatcactccacctttgcctcccaactgGACTTAAAGAGCTGTGTGGCACCACACTACA includes:
- the Plekhg2 gene encoding pleckstrin homology domain-containing family G member 2 isoform X3; protein product: MPEGARGLSLSKPSLRLGCGHQGEVCDCAAGSDTPTARAAPTMASPRGSGSSTSLSTVGSEGDPSPACSVSRPEPLPEPPIRLHLSPVGIQGSVKPSRLERVAREIVETERAYVRDLRSIVEDYLGPLMNGRALGLNMEQVGTLFANIEDIYEFSSELLEDLEGCNSAGGIAECFVQRSEDFDIYTLYCMNYPSSLALLRELSLSPPATLWLQERQAQLRHSLPLQSFLLKPVQRILKYHLLLQELGKHWAEGPDTGGREMVEEAIVSMTAVAWYINDMKRKQEHAARLQEVQRRLGGWTGPELSAFGELVLEGTFRGGGGGGPRLRGGERLLFLFSRMLLVAKRRGPEYTYKGHIFCCNLSVSETPRDPLGFKVSDLTIPKHRHLFQAKNQEEKRLWIHCLQRLFFENHPASIPAKAKQVLLENSLHCAPKSKPIPEPPTSPLDSPRPRDAPSFTPGRRNPAPSPRLSGSRRGRRQSEPAKEPYVIFPQNDKPQVKHAGSEGELHPPSELQPPVSASGPPEDLEDAGPPTLDPSGTSITEEILELLNQRGLRDSGPATHDIPKFPRDSRVPVESEPLPFQALPSRESSEEEEDEELETDDREPSPLHVLEGLEGPSATEIPCIPSLSKIPSDMPSLPEIPEVPCLPSFSDIPGVFEVPCLSPMSSVSDIPSLANTPSFPCGSWLPGPLQEAAQPQATRRELLTGNNPERLSEPPSESREGQEEDTEGVSFPAVQTEAGTPVQGFPEELEYRSCSEIRSAWQALEQGQLSRPGFPEPLLILEDSDLSGGSTSGKAGMPHSERSASRVRELARLYSERIQQMQRAETRASTNAPRRRPRVLAQPQPSPCPPQEEAEPGALTAFGHVLVCELAFPLNCAQESVPLGPAVLVQAATPLSTRGNDLSSQSLNVSDLPKQDRLSDTCIPPPIPLPGQSNFQNIQVPSTSSLLPKQDPPDVQAPAATTLPDTSQLQSQVPAATPSMEHRNYVEIQVQSTTSLPVQECQADFQMPNTVALPEQEGHEDSQNPNDVLGAEQRDVSVDQDLTAVGGRAVSPLPVCTSSSNHQIPATTPLPLSPDFPDMEGPGAISVPTQGGDLDFCIPCNPLPSLSQDIQVPAVIPLSQPQSLTDRAKVPLSFPKQEEAPEFLGPEPRLTDTPAPRLLPTPGQQNTTDDHVSVAALPLTEQECSRDLQGLITSSVQTPVELPIPRGLVSRVATSESLELTPPHSPSLSTRQLLGPSAAALSRYLAASYISQSLARRQGSGGEGTVASQSHWSSSAPTSRAPSPPPQPQPPAPPARRLSYATTVSIQVGGGGRLRPAKAQVRLNHPALLAAPHPGACGPSQGPGGS
- the Plekhg2 gene encoding pleckstrin homology domain-containing family G member 2 isoform X2, with product MPEGARGLSLSKPSLRLGCGHQGEVCDCAAGSDTPTAARAAPTMASPRGSGSSTSLSTVGSEGDPSPACSVSRPEPLPEPPIRLHLSPVGIQGSVKPSRLERVAREIVETERAYVRDLRSIVEDYLGPLMNGRALGLNMEQVGTLFANIEDIYEFSSELLEDLEGCNSAGGIAECFVQRSEDFDIYTLYCMNYPSSLALLRELSLSPPATLWLQERQAQLRHSLPLQSFLLKPVQRILKYHLLLQELGKHWAEGPDTGGREMVEEAIVSMTAVAWYINDMKRKQEHAARLQEVQRRLGGWTGPELSAFGELVLEGTFRGGGGGGPRLRGGERLLFLFSRMLLVAKRRGPEYTYKGHIFCCNLSVSETPRDPLGFKVSDLTIPKHRHLFQAKNQEEKRLWIHCLQRLFFENHPASIPAKAKQVLLENSLHCAPKSKPIPEPPTSPLDSPRPRDAPSFTPGRRNPAPSPRLSGSRRGRRQSEPAKEPYVIFPQNDKPQVKHAGSEGELHPPSELQPPVSASGPPEDLEDAGPPTLDPSGTSITEEILELLNQRGLRDSGPATHDIPKFPRDSRVPVESEPLPFQALPSRESSEEEEDEELETDDREPSPLHVLEGLEGPSATEIPCIPSLSKIPSDMPSLPEIPEVPCLPSFSDIPGVFEVPCLSPMSSVSDIPSLANTPSFPCGSWLPGPLQEAAQPQATRRELLTGNNPERLSEPPSESREGQEEDTEGVSFPAVQTEAGTPVQGFPEELEYRSCSEIRSAWQALEQGQLSRPGFPEPLLILEDSDLSGGSTSGKAGMPHSERSASRVRELARLYSERIQQMQRAETRASTNAPRRRPRVLAQPQPSPCPPQEEAEPGALTAFGHVLVCELAFPLNCAQESVPLGPAVLVQAATPLSTRGNDLSSQSLNVSDLPKQDRLSDTCIPPPIPLPGQSNFQNIQVPSTSSLLPKQDPPDVQAPAATTLPDTSQLQSQVPAATPSMEHRNYVEIQVQSTTSLPVQECQADFQMPNTVALPEQEGHEDSQNPNDVLGAEQRDVSVDQDLTAVGGRAVSPLPVCTSSSNHQIPATTPLPLSPDFPDMEGPGAISVPTQGGDLDFCIPCNPLPSLSQDIQVPAVIPLSQPQSLTDRAKVPLSFPKQEEAPEFLGPEPRLTDTPAPRLLPTPGQQNTTDDHVSVAALPLTEQECSRDLQGLITSSVQTPVELPIPRGLVSRVATSESLELTPPHSPSLSTRQLLGPSAAALSRYLAASYISQSLARRQGSGGEGTVASQSHWSSSAPTSRAPSPPPQPQPPAPPARRLSYATTVSIQVGGGGRLRPAKAQVRLNHPALLAAPHPGACGPSQGPGGS
- the Plekhg2 gene encoding pleckstrin homology domain-containing family G member 2 isoform X1, producing the protein MPEGARGLSLSKPSLRLGCGHQGEVCDCAAGSDTPTAARAAPTMASPRGSGSSTSLSTVGSEGDPSPACSVSRPEPLPEPPIRLHLSPVGIQGSVKPSRLERVAREIVETERAYVRDLRSIVEDYLGPLMNGRALGLNMEQVGTLFANIEDIYEFSSELLEDLEGCNSAGGIAECFVQRSEDFDIYTLYCMNYPSSLALLRELSLSPPATLWLQERQAQLRHSLPLQSFLLKPVQRILKYHLLLQELGKHWAEGPDTGGREMVEEAIVSMTAVAWYINDMKRKQEHAARLQQEVQRRLGGWTGPELSAFGELVLEGTFRGGGGGGPRLRGGERLLFLFSRMLLVAKRRGPEYTYKGHIFCCNLSVSETPRDPLGFKVSDLTIPKHRHLFQAKNQEEKRLWIHCLQRLFFENHPASIPAKAKQVLLENSLHCAPKSKPIPEPPTSPLDSPRPRDAPSFTPGRRNPAPSPRLSGSRRGRRQSEPAKEPYVIFPQNDKPQVKHAGSEGELHPPSELQPPVSASGPPEDLEDAGPPTLDPSGTSITEEILELLNQRGLRDSGPATHDIPKFPRDSRVPVESEPLPFQALPSRESSEEEEDEELETDDREPSPLHVLEGLEGPSATEIPCIPSLSKIPSDMPSLPEIPEVPCLPSFSDIPGVFEVPCLSPMSSVSDIPSLANTPSFPCGSWLPGPLQEAAQPQATRRELLTGNNPERLSEPPSESREGQEEDTEGVSFPAVQTEAGTPVQGFPEELEYRSCSEIRSAWQALEQGQLSRPGFPEPLLILEDSDLSGGSTSGKAGMPHSERSASRVRELARLYSERIQQMQRAETRASTNAPRRRPRVLAQPQPSPCPPQEEAEPGALTAFGHVLVCELAFPLNCAQESVPLGPAVLVQAATPLSTRGNDLSSQSLNVSDLPKQDRLSDTCIPPPIPLPGQSNFQNIQVPSTSSLLPKQDPPDVQAPAATTLPDTSQLQSQVPAATPSMEHRNYVEIQVQSTTSLPVQECQADFQMPNTVALPEQEGHEDSQNPNDVLGAEQRDVSVDQDLTAVGGRAVSPLPVCTSSSNHQIPATTPLPLSPDFPDMEGPGAISVPTQGGDLDFCIPCNPLPSLSQDIQVPAVIPLSQPQSLTDRAKVPLSFPKQEEAPEFLGPEPRLTDTPAPRLLPTPGQQNTTDDHVSVAALPLTEQECSRDLQGLITSSVQTPVELPIPRGLVSRVATSESLELTPPHSPSLSTRQLLGPSAAALSRYLAASYISQSLARRQGSGGEGTVASQSHWSSSAPTSRAPSPPPQPQPPAPPARRLSYATTVSIQVGGGGRLRPAKAQVRLNHPALLAAPHPGACGPSQGPGGS